GCCGACGAGGCGCAGCACCGGAACGTAGAACCGGATGACGCCGGAGTTCGCCCGGAACCTGATCCTGACCAGGAGTCTTCGGATGAAGAGAAGCCGGAAGGCAGGCCTTTTGATCCGCTGGACGAAATTGCCGCCGTTGCCGGGTATGAAAACGGCGAGGCATGGTGGAACGCCATGATTGAAGAGCGGATGGACGGCCTTGAGCTGTTCGACGCCATCCGCGAATTCATGACGGAAATGAGGGCGGAGCGCGACAGCGCGGGATTCGTTCCGCCGGAAGAGGAGATGCAGCGCGAGGCGCACATGCGTACATGCCTGCGCCGCGCCGGAAAGGAAGGCTTTCAGCGCATTGCCGTGGTGTGCGGTGCGTGGCATGTGCCTGCACTGGAAGCGAAGATACCCGTCAAAGAGGACAACGCCTGCCTGAAGGGGCTTCCCCGCATGAAGGTGGCGGTCACCTGGGTGCCTTGGTCCTATGCTTCTCTGAGCGTCGTCAGCGGATACGGTGCGGGCGTCTGTTCCCCCGCATGGTATGAACACGTTCTGCGCGGAGCGGACATGGATGCGCGCGCCGTAAGCTGGCTGACCATGGCGGCGCGTCTGTTCCGCGAAGAGGGGCTGGACTGTTCCCCCGCTCATATCATTGAGTGTGCAAGGCTGGCCGGAACGCTGGCCTCTTTACGTCATCGTCCCGGTCCGGGCCTGGCGGAACTTTGCGAAGCTCTGCAGACCGTGGTCTGCATGGGAGATACGGCTCCCATGCGCCTTATCGAACGGCGGCTCATCATCGGTGAAAAACTCGGCAGTGTGCCGGAACAGGTTCCCGTGGTTCCTCTTCAGAGGGATATCGAGCGGCATCAGAAAAAGCTCAGGATGAAGCCCGAGGCCTCGCAGAAGCTGCTGGATCTCGATCTGCGTCAGGAGACGGATCTTCTCCGCAGCCGAATGCTGCACCGTATGCAGCTTCTGGACATCCCCTGGGGAACGGGGCGGCGCGAAGGCGGCGGCAAGGGGACGTTCCATGAACTGTGGCAGCTTCAGTGGGAACCGAAGCTCGTCATCAACATCATCCATGCCAGTTCCTGGGGCAATACGCTTCTGGAGGCTGCGGAAAGGCGCACGGCCGATCTGGCCTCCCGGGCGGACCTTGCAGAGCTTGTCCGCCTGGTGGATGCCGCGCTGCTTGCCGATCTTGGGGGAATCATCGGGAGTCTTGCCGAAGCGGTGAGCGCACGGGCCGCACTCAGTACCGATACGGTGGAACTTCTTTCCGCCCTGCCCGAGCTTGTCCGTCTTGCCCGCTACGGCGATGTGCGCGGTACGGATACGGGCATGGTGCTGACGCTGGTGGAAGGGATGGTGCCTCGTGTGTCCGTGGGGCTGCATGCTGCCTGTACAGGACTTGATGAGGACAGTTCCCTTCCGCTGGGAGAAAAGCTGCGTTCCGCGCACGATGCGCTGCGCCGCATGAACAAAGAGGAACTTTCCGCCCAGTGGCATGCGGCCCTGCAGCGCCTCGTTCCGGAAGAAAGCGGTGTGCACGCCTGCCTTCGCGGTCTGGCGGCAAGGCTGCTTTTCGACAACGATGTGCTTTCCGCACAGGATGTGGCCGTTCAGATGGGACTTGCTCTTTCTCCTGCTTCCGAGCCGGAAGCGGCGGCGGCCTGGCTTTCTTCCTTCCTCGGGCAGAGCGCCATGCTGCTCATGCATGACGATACGCTCTGGAGCATGGTGGACGCCTGGCTGACCGCTCTTTCCGAAGATCAGTTCGTGGCGGTTCTGCCCATGCTGCGCCGTACCTTTACGGCGTTTTCCGCACCGGAACGCAGGCAGCTTGCCGAGCGTGCCCGCAGAGGCGGCGCTGCAGTATCCGTTGTTTCGAGAGAAACGGAGGAGAGAGACGAGGAACGTGCGGCGCTTCCGATTCCGCTTTTGCGCAGATTGCTCGGTCTTGCCGAAACGGCGCAGGGAGGGGAGGTGATACATGGATAATACTCAGGATAAGGAGCGCATGCGGCGCTGGGTACTTGCTCTGGGCGATGAGGCCGTGAACTGCTGTGCCGATATTCCGTTGAGCGACGAGGACAAGGGCATAAGCGAGGCTCTTTCTCTGCTTTACGATCGTGGAGATGAAGGCCGGGGCCTGAGGGGCGGAAGCGGCGCTTCTTCCCCCCGCGTGGCTCGCTGGCTGGGCGATATCCGCAAGTACTTTCCCTCCTCCGTGGTGCGGGCCATGCAGAAGGATGCCTTCGACCGTCTGCATCTCAGAGATATGCTTCTCCAGCCGGAAATGCTCGATTCCGTACAGCCGGACGTACATCTTATTTCCACGCTCATGTCGCTGAACGGCGTCATTCCTCCAGAAACGCGGGAAACCGCGCGCCTGGTAGTACGCAAGGTGGTGGAAGAGCTTTTAAAGCAGCTTGAGGAACCCATGCGTTCCGCCGTAAGCGGCGCGCTCAACAGGGCCGTGCGCAATCGTCGTCCCCGTGCTGCGGAAATAGACTGGAATCGTACCATACGCGCCAACCTGCGCCACTGGCAGGAAGAATACCGCTCTCTGGTGCCGGAAACGCTGATAGGCTTCGGCCGCAAGGCGCAGAGGCCGCAGAGGGAGGTCATTCTCTGCATCGACCAGAGCGGCTCCATGGCGGATTCCATTGTATATTCCAGCATCTTCGGTGCGGTCATGGCC
The nucleotide sequence above comes from Mailhella massiliensis. Encoded proteins:
- a CDS encoding DUF5682 family protein encodes the protein MDQDRIRIFGIRHHGPGCARSLSRALEEWQPDCILLEGPPEGESVLSFLDDEAMAPPVALLVYAEDDARFASFFPLAEYSPEWKALRYARRKNIPLRFMDLPVSVALAVQKEQEAELQRAADEAQHRNVEPDDAGVRPEPDPDQESSDEEKPEGRPFDPLDEIAAVAGYENGEAWWNAMIEERMDGLELFDAIREFMTEMRAERDSAGFVPPEEEMQREAHMRTCLRRAGKEGFQRIAVVCGAWHVPALEAKIPVKEDNACLKGLPRMKVAVTWVPWSYASLSVVSGYGAGVCSPAWYEHVLRGADMDARAVSWLTMAARLFREEGLDCSPAHIIECARLAGTLASLRHRPGPGLAELCEALQTVVCMGDTAPMRLIERRLIIGEKLGSVPEQVPVVPLQRDIERHQKKLRMKPEASQKLLDLDLRQETDLLRSRMLHRMQLLDIPWGTGRREGGGKGTFHELWQLQWEPKLVINIIHASSWGNTLLEAAERRTADLASRADLAELVRLVDAALLADLGGIIGSLAEAVSARAALSTDTVELLSALPELVRLARYGDVRGTDTGMVLTLVEGMVPRVSVGLHAACTGLDEDSSLPLGEKLRSAHDALRRMNKEELSAQWHAALQRLVPEESGVHACLRGLAARLLFDNDVLSAQDVAVQMGLALSPASEPEAAAAWLSSFLGQSAMLLMHDDTLWSMVDAWLTALSEDQFVAVLPMLRRTFTAFSAPERRQLAERARRGGAAVSVVSRETEERDEERAALPIPLLRRLLGLAETAQGGEVIHG
- a CDS encoding VWA domain-containing protein; the protein is MDNTQDKERMRRWVLALGDEAVNCCADIPLSDEDKGISEALSLLYDRGDEGRGLRGGSGASSPRVARWLGDIRKYFPSSVVRAMQKDAFDRLHLRDMLLQPEMLDSVQPDVHLISTLMSLNGVIPPETRETARLVVRKVVEELLKQLEEPMRSAVSGALNRAVRNRRPRAAEIDWNRTIRANLRHWQEEYRSLVPETLIGFGRKAQRPQREVILCIDQSGSMADSIVYSSIFGAVMASLPAVRTRLVVFDTSVVDLTEEMRDPVDVLFGVQLGGGTDINRAVGYCQSLITDPRNTIMVLISDLYEGGVEKNLLQRANELVQSGVQFITLLALSNEGSPFYDKSLAGKLAALGVPCFACTPDIFPGMMAAAIRKEDVCLWAAQQGVVTTPAAR